ACGAGGCGCCACCGGCCTCATCGCTCCATTGCCGCCCAAGGCGGCCGTGACCGGCGCTCTGCGCGTCAGCACAAAGCGCGACCATGCCCGGCCTGCCCTCGGCATCAATGACATCAAGCTCCCTATTGGCCAGCATTTTCCGCGCCAGAATATTGGTGGAATCCACGGAGGCGAGCGCCACCAGCTTGTCCACTACCCCGTCGGTTCGTGGCATCTGCGGCGTATGTGCCCCCGCTTTGCGAGCAAGATCCGCATATTCCTTCTCGACCTGCGCCACGCGTTGCGCAGCCGGAGAATTTCTCTCGTTATTCATACATGCCACTGTATGCCAAACCGGCCCAGTGCGCTTTGTCGGTTCATACAAATCATTCAACAGGATGCCGCGAGGTTGAGATGAGACGATAGAATGCCGGTTATGAACAATCCCAGCCCTTCGCGCCACTCGCGTCGCCAACCCAGCGACAGCGAGGCAGATGTACAAGGGCTGGAGAACCGCGATGGTTCGGACAAACATGCATCCGTGAATCCGGCCGACAATGTATCCGCGTCGGTTGATGAAATCAAAGCCGATACCCCGATGATCGCACATTCCGGCAGGTTTTCTACTTTTCTTTGCTGGGCGTTGGCGGTGGCGGCAAGCCTGTGGATTGCGCTTTGTACCTCGCTGGGGCCGTTGTACCGACAATATGAAACCAACCCCGGCATCGCCACCATAACAGCGTTTTCCTTCAACAATGCGATGATCTTTGCCATCACCTTTGCCATCTGCATGTTGGTCATCATCGAACTGGTCCGTTTCGGCCGAGGACAGCTGCTTATCCCCTACGACTTCGGGCTGCGTGCCAGATTCGCGGCAGTACGCAACAACCGCCGACACCAAACCCATGAGTCGACGGCGGCCCCCAAAAATGGCGACAACAATGAGATAGACACATCATCAAATACCGCATCAAATAGCCAAACCGGCGGCAAACGGGGCACGAAATTCGACAACGCTCATTGGCTACGCAGCAGGATATGGCAATGGACACGCCGCATGGCTTCGTCCCTACGTTCGGGAGCGCGCCGCTGCATGATGACCGTCACCGACAAATGGTGGAAAATCGCATTGGTCCTCATCATCGGCTGGCTATGGGTCCCCATAACGCTGGTGGCCGCGTTCGGCGCGGATATTCGCAGCCAGTTCCGCGAGTTCAGCTGGGCCTGGAACCAATGGACGGGACTGAAACAACCCTATATCGGCTTCTTCTCGTTCGTGCCGATGGACATCTATCCCACCGCCCACTACCTGTGGCCCGCCAAACCCACGTATCTGACCGATCAGCACAACATCGTGCTCACGCTGATCTATGGCGGAGCCGGAACGGTTTCGCGCTACTTCACGGGCTCCAACGACCTGGGTATCGCGGTGCTCGCCTCCGGGCAGCTGCTGTTCGCGGCGTTCTGCCTGGCGGCCACCGCGAACCGGTTCTTCAACCACCCTTGGCTCAAGCCAAGGCACAGGCTGTTTGCACATGTGTCGGCGATGTCTTCAGAAAACACCTCAACGAATAAGAAAACTGAACTGACGCCGAAAAAAATAGACACTGCGACTTTTGTCGGTCCTCTTCCCCGTTTCTTCATCCTGCTGTTCTTCCTGATCTGTCCGCTGGTGCTGTTCTCGACGATAAGCCTCACCAAATCGCCGTTATTCGCGTTCGCATTCGTCTGGTGGTTCGGCGTGGGCTATGAAATACTGTGTACCAAAAAAATGCGCCGAAATTCGACACATGGACAATCAGCAACGTCTCTTCACCGCATATCCGACAATTCCGATGACTCCGAACATTCCAACAACGTCGACGGCGCAATGATCCACTACAAAAACGGCCCGAACGCAAACCTCGAAGCAAACTCTGCCTACGACAGGGTCATTCTTCACTTGCGCAAACGCACATTCATCGCGTTGGTTCTTTCGACGTTGGTGATGATGATTTCGGTGAAATACGCGTTGTATATCGTTCTTTTCGAATTCGCGATCGCCCTGTTCGCCGACCGCAGGCGCTGGAAAACCTACATTATCGGCATGCTGCTGCCGGCACTGCTTTTCGAGGGCGCCGTGGGACTGGCCACCCGCGACGGCGCCATCATCAACGGTGACCCCATCGAAAGCCACGGCGTCCAGCTCCAACAGATCGCCCGCGTCGCCGTGCTCAACCCCGACGGCATCCCACAGGACGCAAAGAACAAACTGGCCCCGATCTTCAACCTCGACCAGATGGCCGAAGCCTACTCCCAGCAGGACGCCGACCCGGTGAAATCATCGGGTATCCAGACCAAACGGGTCAGCTACCGGTGGCGCACGGTTTCAAAAGCGGACATGAAAAACTTCAATGCCGCCTGGCTTGAAATCGTCAAAGCCAACCCGCGCATCTGCCTGGACGCGCTGCTGGCAAAAAGCTACGGGTATTTCGACATTCTGGACCCACCATACATCGACATGACGTATTACGTTGCCTACGCGGGCACCGCGAACTTCACCGATTGGATCGGCTACTGGTGCGCCGGTTGGCGCAGGCAGCTCACCGACTGGCTTAAGAACTGGAGTTCGAAGCCCGCGATCGGCTGGCTGATTCACGGCAACACCTTTGTCATCATCACCCTGCTTTTGGGCGCGGCCGAAGTCATCCTCAGGCGTTGGAAGACGCTGTCCACGCATCTGCCGCTTTTGCTGCTGATGGGTGTTATGATCACCGCACCGGCCAATAATTTCGAAAGGCACATGCTGCCGTTGGTATTCGTTCTCGGCTTCGTGTTGCTCACCTTCTGGCAGGATTCGCGTGCACAACGCGCGAAGGCACGGACGTTACGAAACGGCGTGACCACCAATCATCCGCAAGTAGCCGAGAGCCACGAATCTACTGACACCACGAATAAATTAGACACCACTTGCCCAGCCAAAGCCAAGACCGCCGGACTAGAATTATAAGTATGAGCATGAACGATACCGACAAAAACGAAGGGGAATCCCGCAAATCCGCCGATTTTCTGGGGCTTGCGCAATCGATAGCCGGTATTGCGATGGACAAAAAGCCAAGCGGCGACGACCGTGCGCAATCGGAAAACCCAAGCTGGAATCGGACGCGGCAAATCACCGTCATCGCGGACAGCCACGACAACAAAAAGACCGCGGCCACGGCAAAGGCGTTCGAAACGCTCGGCAATCGCGGGAACCTCGAGGCCATCGCCTTCGAATGCCTGGTCAACGGACTGTACGACAAGCGGGTCGTCTCGTTGCTGCATGTGCTGGGCTGGCCGGAAACGTTCAGCTGCTTCGCCATCGGAGGCGTTGGCGCACCCACGTTCGAAAAGGCGAAATCCGTCATCGTCAAGGGCGCTCACGACCTGGGCAGCGAGTATTGCCTGGTCGGGCGCAGCAACGGCCTGACCATCGGCCTGATTGTAGTGCAAAGCGCCGCAACCCCTGAAGTGACCTGCACAGCGGTGATGAAAGCGTTCGATACCATAAAACCCGTCTGCCTCGGGCCAACCCGCCGCAATGTCGCCGGAGCCGCCCGAACGTTGGGCGCCGTGCTTTCGGCATTTCACGTGATGCCGGCGATCCAGCCGTTGCCACGCCCCGCACGCGCCGCGGACATGCTGCCGGAACGCGCGCTGGTCGGGGACGCGGACGCCATCGACGAGCTTTACCAAACGGTTTATCAAAGCCTAAAAAGCGACAATGAAAACGATCCGACGCTGCAGACCGTTTCGGCGTTCCTTACTTACGGCGGTTCGCTCGACGCCACCGGCAAGGCGCTGAACGTACACCCAAACACCGTGCGGTACCGCATCAAACGCGCCGCCGACGCCACCGGCTGGGATGCCAACGATCCGCGGGATGCCTACGTATTGCGCACCGCCATCACCATCGGTGAGATTCGCGATGCCAAAAACGGAGTCAACGACTAGAACCGCGGCACCGGGCCCAGCGAATGACGCTGGATGACCTCGGCGGGTATGAGGCCGGCACCATGGGCATTGGCCACAAAGGTCGTCTCACCGCCTTCGCCCAAAAGTCGCAGGGCCTCGCGCATCGCCGCGGTGCCAAGCCCCTGAAAATCAGGGCGAACCGTGGTCAGCGGAGGCCACATGTCATTGACACCGGTCATATCGTCGAAGCCAACCAAGCTGACATCTTGGGGAATGCGCAAACCATGCTCGTGCAAGGCACGGGCCACGCCGATCGCCTGAGCGTCATTGGCGGTGACGATGACCGTCGGTTTCTGTGCACCCAGCGAACCAAGGGTTTCCAGCTCATGGTTCATGCGCGCGTAAGCCTCCGAAGAGTCCCAGGAGCTGCATTGTATTTCCTTTGATTGAATGCGAAAGGCAACCGAACCTTTGCGCCATCCGAGCAGCCTCGTCGCCGCGTTGCGCCACTGCAGGGGGCCGGCGAAATAAAGTGCGGACCGGTGGCCGAATCTGGCGATCAGGCGTGCCACGTCGCGCATCGCATCCCAATGGTCGATGCCCACAATCGCGGTGTGCCGCCGTCCCTCGGCATCCATCAGCCCGCCCGCCCGGCTCATGGAAAGGTTGCCGTGAGTGGACGTGACCAGTACGCGCGCCTTGGATAGCCGGGTACGGCAGGCGTCCGAAAACATGATATCGGTGGGGGTCAGGAAGATGAAGGCATCGACGTTCTGCTCTTCGAATGTGCGGCAGATGTTCTCGAATTCCCTTTGTGTGCATCGCGCCTCGTGCATCATGGAAACCGCCAGAAACATCCCGCGGCTTCGAACGACGGATTCAACGGCGGCAATGGTGGAAACCGTACCTGGAGCGGACAGCCCGCCGGCGATAAGCCCCACGGTGCGTGAACGTTTCGAGGCGAGCGTCCTGGCGGAATTGCTTGGCCGATAGCCGAGCATATCAATGGCGCGCTGAACACGGGTGCGCGTCTCGTCGGAGACTTCGGAAGAATGATTGATGACGCGGGAGACGGTCTGATGGCTGACCCCCGCCATCTCGGCGACTTCGAACATCGACGGCCGCTTCTGCGGATTGCGTTGAGCGTTCATCTCTTGTCTCCCTCGCCAGTTGGAATGCATACTGTGTGGCACATGTCTCGCAGTGAACGCTCACAATTCTACTCAACCGGCCATATCAGTGGCTTTTCACCATGTCTCGTCTATATTGATTCTTATAGGATAACGGATCGAGACCATGGATTTGTGAATATTTTAGTCACCGAAAATGGCAAAACACTTCATCACCTATCCCATC
This sequence is a window from Bifidobacterium sp. ESL0745. Protein-coding genes within it:
- a CDS encoding DUF6020 family protein; the encoded protein is MNNPSPSRHSRRQPSDSEADVQGLENRDGSDKHASVNPADNVSASVDEIKADTPMIAHSGRFSTFLCWALAVAASLWIALCTSLGPLYRQYETNPGIATITAFSFNNAMIFAITFAICMLVIIELVRFGRGQLLIPYDFGLRARFAAVRNNRRHQTHESTAAPKNGDNNEIDTSSNTASNSQTGGKRGTKFDNAHWLRSRIWQWTRRMASSLRSGARRCMMTVTDKWWKIALVLIIGWLWVPITLVAAFGADIRSQFREFSWAWNQWTGLKQPYIGFFSFVPMDIYPTAHYLWPAKPTYLTDQHNIVLTLIYGGAGTVSRYFTGSNDLGIAVLASGQLLFAAFCLAATANRFFNHPWLKPRHRLFAHVSAMSSENTSTNKKTELTPKKIDTATFVGPLPRFFILLFFLICPLVLFSTISLTKSPLFAFAFVWWFGVGYEILCTKKMRRNSTHGQSATSLHRISDNSDDSEHSNNVDGAMIHYKNGPNANLEANSAYDRVILHLRKRTFIALVLSTLVMMISVKYALYIVLFEFAIALFADRRRWKTYIIGMLLPALLFEGAVGLATRDGAIINGDPIESHGVQLQQIARVAVLNPDGIPQDAKNKLAPIFNLDQMAEAYSQQDADPVKSSGIQTKRVSYRWRTVSKADMKNFNAAWLEIVKANPRICLDALLAKSYGYFDILDPPYIDMTYYVAYAGTANFTDWIGYWCAGWRRQLTDWLKNWSSKPAIGWLIHGNTFVIITLLLGAAEVILRRWKTLSTHLPLLLLMGVMITAPANNFERHMLPLVFVLGFVLLTFWQDSRAQRAKARTLRNGVTTNHPQVAESHESTDTTNKLDTTCPAKAKTAGLEL
- a CDS encoding helix-turn-helix domain-containing protein, with protein sequence MSMNDTDKNEGESRKSADFLGLAQSIAGIAMDKKPSGDDRAQSENPSWNRTRQITVIADSHDNKKTAATAKAFETLGNRGNLEAIAFECLVNGLYDKRVVSLLHVLGWPETFSCFAIGGVGAPTFEKAKSVIVKGAHDLGSEYCLVGRSNGLTIGLIVVQSAATPEVTCTAVMKAFDTIKPVCLGPTRRNVAGAARTLGAVLSAFHVMPAIQPLPRPARAADMLPERALVGDADAIDELYQTVYQSLKSDNENDPTLQTVSAFLTYGGSLDATGKALNVHPNTVRYRIKRAADATGWDANDPRDAYVLRTAITIGEIRDAKNGVND
- a CDS encoding LacI family DNA-binding transcriptional regulator, with the translated sequence MNAQRNPQKRPSMFEVAEMAGVSHQTVSRVINHSSEVSDETRTRVQRAIDMLGYRPSNSARTLASKRSRTVGLIAGGLSAPGTVSTIAAVESVVRSRGMFLAVSMMHEARCTQREFENICRTFEEQNVDAFIFLTPTDIMFSDACRTRLSKARVLVTSTHGNLSMSRAGGLMDAEGRRHTAIVGIDHWDAMRDVARLIARFGHRSALYFAGPLQWRNAATRLLGWRKGSVAFRIQSKEIQCSSWDSSEAYARMNHELETLGSLGAQKPTVIVTANDAQAIGVARALHEHGLRIPQDVSLVGFDDMTGVNDMWPPLTTVRPDFQGLGTAAMREALRLLGEGGETTFVANAHGAGLIPAEVIQRHSLGPVPRF